A stretch of DNA from Macrotis lagotis isolate mMagLag1 chromosome X, bilby.v1.9.chrom.fasta, whole genome shotgun sequence:
GTGTAGATCCCTGACCTATGCTTCCGCCTGTCTGCCCCCCCCTTCCTCAAGACTCTCTTTTGACTGTTCTCCTCTGACCTATCTTGCTCTGGTCTGACTCTGTCCATCACTCAGGGACAATATGCTCTCAGTGTTTCTGGCCATAACTAGGCCAAGTTGAACAGGGTTTTGTACCCAGTGCCAAACTTTAGGGGGGGCCCCGCATTTCTATTTCTTCAGCAGGGAGAAACAATTGAGCTTAGTCTCTAGTTAGCAAGACTATTACTGAGGAGCTAAGGCCAGTCTTGCCTAGCTCCCTTCCTTGGCAGGGCGGCCTTCCTAGCAGCAGCCTGGTGGTAACTCCAGGCtccctctttttatcttttacctCTTCCCTTCATCCCATAGTATCCCATGCTTCCAGACCTCTCCCTGAGTTATCTCCTCCCACCACACACCCTCAACTAAAGccaccttaaaaagtagaacctGGGGCATCTTTTGTACTGCCTGCTCAGGGCCCAGCTTTCACAGAGCCATGGCTTCCTGGGTCTTCAGCAAAATGTGGGTCTTCTTTGCTCTTTCCTCCTTGCTGGCTGGCCTGCAGATCTCTTCAGCCAGGTGGCCACCTCAGGCAGCCAATGCGACCAGCGTCACCTGGGTGTTCTGCTCCATGAGGCCATCCAGGTGCCTCGCCAGCTGGGAGAAGTAGCAGCCTTTGGAGGAAGCAATGTGGAGCCCAGTGTCCGCAGCTGCTTCCGCTTTGTGAGTACAGACTGAGAGGAAGGCTTGTTGAGGGTGGGACAGCAGGGCTGATTGAAGCCAGCagagggggagtggggggggctTGGGGGGAAGGTATTGACTGGGAAGGTCCCCCACCCCAGGCTTACCTTGGGCCTCAGCTCTCTTCCTGTGGCACTGGAAAAACATTTCCCCAGAGCACCGGGAAGCCGGTCATTGAAGCTGCTCAGTTTCTGGAGTGGGCCAACTTGGAGCCGCAGTCCATGGTGTGGCTGGCTGTGCTACACCGTGTCACCATTGCAGAGCAGGTGAAGCACCAGACCAAGTGTTCCGTCTGCAGACAGTGCCCCATCAAAGGCTTCAGGTAGGGGCACCACTGCAGCAGCAGCCCCAGGGCCACCTCTCATACTTCATAACCTGGCAGTACCATCTGTAGGGCTGCCAGTAGAGGGTACCCCCacacacatgaagaaactgagacacacagaTTGAATCAGTAAGTGGATGAGGCAGAAATGGAAGTTAGGCATCCTGAGGCCCATGATGGGACAGGTGTCCTGGTTGGCACACCCTATCCCCCACATCAAATGTAGGAATTAGAAGCCCAGGGAGTGCCATGTGACTTAGTGTAGCCATCAGGGCTAAAAATGGCATCATTTCAGCAGTCTTGGGAAATAACCACTTGCTGATTGATCCATTCAATTAAGGCTCAATCAAATAGATGAGAGTGGAAAGTCTTGCATGACTGAGTCACTTTGAGCCCCTTCATCAAGAGGGAGCAAAGGCTGCCTTGGGCCTGCCCTTGATCTGGTTCATGTTGGGACGGGGTCTTTTTCCACATGGCCTCACTCTCTCTAAGCACCTTTTCTCTAGTCCTGGGACTGGCCCAAAGCAGGTGTTTTAGTCAAcccttgttgaattgaattgaagccTTTGGGAAGCTGGCGAGATGAACTTCTGACTCCCTTCCCAAGGGGCCAGACTTGGGTTCATTCAATCCTTCTTGTCCCCCTCATCTGCCCCAAGGTACCGGAGTCTTAAACAGTTCAATGTGGACATCTGCCAGACCTGCTTCCTCACAGGCAGGGCCAGTAAAGGGAACAAGCTCCATTACCCCATCATGGAATATTACACACCGGTAAGGAGGGAGCATGCCAACGAGATTTTGGCCTTCACCCATTGGCCAACATGCCTGGCCTGGGCTGGGGGATGAAGGGGATTGAACTCTAGTTGGAAGGAGAGAGCCAACTCCACTTTAAGGACTATGTCAGCTTGACTTGGCCCCAGTCCCTTGCAGGTTTGCCCTGTTTGACCCTCCACAGTGGCTGGGGTGCCCCAGGGCCAATTCGTATACAGGCTGAAACTCTTCCTACCCCAAACTTGGCACTGCCTTGGGTCCCTGGCTACAGAATTTCAATGAGCTGCTCTCTCTATTCTGGGCATCCACTTGCTTCTCCCTACACTCTGACTCATGCTtacttacatacacacatacacacacacacacacacacacacacacacacacacagcttccCTTTTTCTTCAGGTTTCTTATGTCTTTCTTCTCCTCTGGATTCTCTGAATTGCAGAATTTCTGACTTGAAAGAAGGCTCTCAGCAGCCCTTCCATCCTCCCTGCCCCTCACCCCTACATCCAGGCCCCACTTGCAgactcctccttcttttcctcctcctccctggaACAGCTCTCATGGCTAAGAAATGTCTCCCAACACTCACTCAAAATCTGCCTCTGCAACATCCACCATAATTGCCCTAAATAGAAAGACTGAGGCTGGCCACCTCGGACTTTCTCAGGTTAAACATAATGAGCATTTGAGACCATCCTCATCTTGGCAGCCATCCCCTCCCAGTGGCCTTATGTAGGGGAGAATTTGGCATGGCTGGCCCAGGGCAGCAGGGGTTCCCAGTGACCTTTTGGGCCCCCTGCTCTCTAGCTTTCAAGTCTTACCAAACCCCTCAGATTCTTTTCTGACATGCTGCTGTCTAGCCCTGCCAGTGTCTTCCTGGACCTGAGAAGGGTTTCTAGTTCAAGGGCAAGAATTTACATTTATCCTTCCTGACTTCCATTTTGTTAGTCAAGCCAACACTCTCTATAGGAATACTAGATGgcgctgcagtggatagagtgccagggctAAAGTCCCTAAATCGGCTTCCTGAGTTgcagtctggcctcagacacttcctagctgtgtgaccctgggcaagttcctttACCCCGTTTACTTAGGTTTGGTCAACTATTGTGGAGAATAGCCAAGCAGCTCCAAGGCACTGGGGCCAGTAGAGGCAGGTGTCAAGCCGTCAGCTCTGTCTCTCTCCAGACTACTTCGAGCGAGAACGTGAGGGATTTTGCAACGACCCTGAAAAACAAATTCCGATCCAAACAGTATTTCAGCAAACACCCTCAGAGAGGCTACCTGCCTGTGCAGTCGGTGCTGGAGGCCGACTACAGTGAGCCGTGAGTCTGTTTCCTGAGCCCTGGGTGGCTCATCGGAGCTAAGACACCCCAGGATCAGATGCATCCCTCTGTGCTGAATCTGGGAGCATTTGGGAGGGAAGGTGACACCGTGCCCTGCCCATGGGAACCTATGGTGGTTTGGGGGCAGGGGCTTGGGATAAAGGCAGAGGCATCTAGGTGCTGACCTCTGGCTGCCTTCTCCCAGGCCTGCCTCCTCCCCGATGTTACCACACTCTGATACACATTCCCGCATCGAACACTTTGCCAGCAGGTACCAGAGGGGCTGCTGAAAGTCCAGGGTCGGGGGAGGGCAAAGGAGGGGGAGCACATAAGGCAAGGCCGTGAGGGTGGGCAAGCTAGCCAGACGACGCATCCCATAGGCCCATACCCCATGACGCAGGAGAGCTTTGACTAGAACAGTGGAGTAAGTTCTAGTGAGAAAATACTAGTAGGCCTCATGTCTGACCAGGGAAAGCATGGAATCCCAGCTCTGGGAGGCTGCTGGTTCTGTTATGAAAGCTGGGCTTTTGGCAGCAAACAGgcatcctcccctccccatcgCCCCCTGACCTTActcctctttctatttctctgtgtCCAGGCTTGCTGAGATGGAAAGTCAGAACTGCTCCTTCTTTAATGATAGTCTGTCCCCTGATGATAGCATGTGAGTCCTTCTGGAACCTCCTGCCATTTCCTAGGGAAATACTGCCTTACCATGTGGAAATTAGGGTGCTTGGATGGGGTGGGAATCAAACAAGAAAATTGGATGTCACTAAGCATGGCAAGATGGAGGCTTCCCCAGATCTACTTCCCCACTCCCTCCACCCCACATTCTGCCTTTGgtctctccctccaccccacatTCTGCCTTTGgtctctccctccaccccacatTCTGCCTTTGGactctccctccaccccacctTCTTCCTGTGGTCTCTCCCTTCACCCCACAGTTTTCCTTTGGTCTCTCCCTGCACCACACTTTCTGCTTTGgtctctccctccaccccacatTCTTCCTTTGGTCTCTTCCTCCAACCCACTTTCTGCCTTTGGTCTCTCCCTGCACCACACATTCTGCCTTTGGTCTCTCCCAAGGCCCAGTGTTTTCCTTTGGTCTCTCCCTGTACCCCAAATTCTCCCTTTGGTGTCTCCCTCCAACCCATTTTCTGCCTTTGgtctctccctccaccccactttctgcatttattttctccctccaccccacTTTCTGCCTTTGGTTTCTCCCTCCACCCTATATTCTCCCTTTGGTGTCTCCCTGCACCCCACCTTCTGCTTCTGGTCTCTTCCTCCAAGCTACTTTCTGCCTGTGGTCTCCCCCTCCACCCTACTTTCTACCTGTGGTTTCTCCCTCCACCCCAATTTCTGCCTTTGgtctctctctccaccccactTTTTGCCTTTGGTCTCTCCCAAGGCCCAGTGTTTTCCTTTGGTCTCTCCCTGCACCCCACTTTCTTCCTTTGGTCTCTCCCTGCACCCCACTTTCTGCCTTtggtctctccctccccccctttctgcttttatctctccctccaccccattTTCTGCCTTTGGTCTCTCCCAAGGCTCAGTGCTTTCCTTTGGTCTCTCCCTGTACCCCACCTTCTGCCTTTGgtctctccctccaccccacatTCTGCCTTTGGTTTCTCCCTCCACCCTATGTTCTCCCTTTGGTCTCTCCCTGCATCCCACTTTCTGCCTTTGGTCTCTCCCAAGGcccagtgttttcttttttttttcctttccttttctttttttagatttttcaaggtaatggggttaagtggcttgcccaaggccacgcagctaggtaattattaagtgtgaggtgggatttgaacccaggtactcctgactccagggcaggtgctctatttactgtgccgcctagctgcccccccccccccagtgtttTCTTTTGgtctctccctccaccccacatTCTGCCTTTGGTTTCTCCCTCCACCCTATATTCTCCCTTTGGTCTTTCCCTGCACCCCACTTTCTGCCTTTGgtctctccctccaccccactTTCTGCCTTTGGTTTCTCCCTCCACCCTATATTCTCCCTTTGGTCTCTCCCTGCTCCCCACTTTCTGCCTTTGGTCTCTCCCTGCACCCCACTTTCTGCCTTTGgtctctccctccaccccactTTCTGCCTTTGGTTTCTCCCTCCACCCTATATTCTCCCTTTGGTCTTTCCCTGCACCCTACCTTCTGCCTCTGGTCTCTTCCTCCACCCCACTTTCTGCCTCTGGTCTCTTACTTCACTCTATTTTCTGCCTTTGGTCTCTCCCAAGGCCCAATGTTTTCCTTTGTTCTGTCCCTGAACCCCAAATTCTCCCTTTGgtctctccctccaccccattTTCTGCCTTTGgtctctccctccaccccacatTGTGCCTTTGgtctctccctccaccccacatTGTGCCTTTGgtctctccctccaccccactTTCTGCTTTGGTCTCTCCACCCCATTTTCTGCATTTAATCTCTCCCTGCATCCCACTTTCTTCATTTGGTTTCTCCATTCACCACACCTTCTGTCTGTGGTCTCTCCCTGCACCCCACTTTCTGCTTTTGGTCTCTCCTTCCACCCCACATTCTACCTCTGGTCTCTCCCTTCACCCCATATTCTGTGTTTGGTCTTTCCCATCCCCTTTGCTTTTTTGCCTTTGTTCACTCCCTGCACCCCACTTTCTGACTTTGGTCACTCCTTGCACTGCACATTTTGCTTTTGGTCACTGCCTGCACCCCACATTTGTCTTTGCTTTTTCCCATATCCCACCTTCTGCCTTTGCTCTCTCCCTTTACCACACTGTCTCCCTCTGGTTTCTCCCACACCCCATTTCTTGCCTCTGGTCACAATGGCCCAGCTTTTGTAGGAGGGAAGGAATCTTCTCCTGTAATTTCTCCCCAAGATCCCAGGGTTCCAACTGTCCACCTGGGGGAATACCGGAGATTGACAGAGACCCGCCTCAACAAGGGCCCCCTTCCTGCCCAGAGTGGTCCTTGGAAGGAAAGTGATCTCAGGTCCCAGGGCCAGTGTCCCTTGGACTGAAACTGAAGTATTACAGCCACCTTCCAGATGGGAAGCTCAGGCACAGAAAAGGGAGGTGTGCTGCTCCCAACTCTACAGTGACCTGCAAGACCCCGTTGGCCCCCAAAGCCAAGCCTTCTCCCCAGCTCCATGCCAGCCCTCTTCTCCCAGCAAAGTCTGGATAAATGACCCTCCTTTCTCACTCCCATGACCCCCTTAGGAAGAGAGCTAAAAAACAAGAGCCCTCTGCCAGGGGGTCCTCTGcctagtggatgatgctctcctttctcccctGTCTCATGGCAGAGATGAAGATCAGTATTTGCTGAGACACTCCAGCCCCATCACAGACCGGGAGCCTACCTTTGGACAACAAACCCAGAATGCCATGGTTGCTGATGACAAGGGGGAACTGGAGAAGATCCTGGCTCACCTGGAGGATGAGAACCGGTGGGTGTGGACTTGGGTTTGAGGTGGGCTGACGAGAGAGGCTGGCTGGAGAGCGAGGAGCAATGGCGAGGCCTGCACTGCTTCCTCTGGAGGTCCCCCAAGGGTGATCTGAAAAAAGAatccagaagaaaataggatCAAGCTATATATGATGTGTTGGTTATTGGAAGTGGGGCTGGGCTGGGAGCAGGCCTAAGGCCAGGCCCTGTACTCTCACTGTGTTGAGGCAAAGCTCCCCTTCCCTCCTGACCAAGCACTGACGTTCGGGCTGTTGGGGGATGGATCGGGGTGGAAGGATGGAGTAAAATCACCCTACAAATGGCTCCCAAATGAGCTGCATTTCTAGGCAGACTGCCTGTGGTTCCAAAGGAGTGCTGGAAACTCAGCAGGGATCTGTCCTGTATAATGTGGACTCTTGTTCCTCTGAGTTTGGGGTGAGGCTGAGGATTGCTTTGTCTTCCAGATGTGCAAATATGGTCAGTaagaaggtgtgtgtgtggggggggtggcgCCTGCATCTGGACAAACCTGATCCAAGCTCCCCTCCATGACAGGTCTCCCAGCCTAGCCTGAGGAGCTGGCCTCAGGGTCCGTGGTACATTGGCCAAGGCCCCAGCTTGGGCTTTGGACCTCAGACCCCATATATTTGGCAGGATCCTCCAAGGGGAGCTCCGGCGCTTAAAGTGGCAACACGAAGAGGCTGCCGAGGGTCCCCCAGAGGCTGCCCAGGACTCCCGCAATGAGGAGCTCTTGGCTGAAGCCAGGCTCCTTCGGCAGCACAAGAGCCGTCTGGAAACCCGCATGCAGATTCTAGAGGACCACAACAGGCAGCTGGAGTCTCAACTGCTGCGCCTAAGGGAGCTGCTGCTGCAGGTGAGGAGGCTGGCAGCCGTGGGCGCAGGCCTGGGAACAGAGAACCACTCTGAAGCAGCTTAGTTTGGGCCTATTTTATCTGGAATGACCTTGGAACCCTGTGACCCAACTGCCCCCCTACCCCCCATGCTCCATATGCTCTGACCTGTCATAGAGGCTCTGTTGTCCAATACCAAGTGTTAATGAGACCATGGGCATCCCTATGATGTCAGTTAGAAATTGGCCACAAATTGCCCCTAAGCCCCAGGCCATGGACCTTTCACACTTTTGGACATAGCTATGGCTCCTGGAGTCTGCACTTTTAATCCCTTCCAGGAAATGGTTGGCATAGAGCTGGGTGAAACCAGCTATTGGACAGGGAGGGGTGTGGGTGTGCATGGTGGTTGTTTCCAGAACAGAGGCCAGAAAGAAGTGGCTTCAAAATAATGCCACAGATTGTAAGgctcttgagggcagggtctttttttatctttgtattttggGCCTCAGTGCTGGCTGACTGAAGTCCTTGCTGAACCCAAGGGAGAGAGTAGAATGTTGCTGTACACCAAGCCCTCAGAGGTCCTTGGCTCCCCAGCTGCAAAGGACAGGAAAGtcactcttccttcccctttgcaGCCACCCCCTGAATCAGAAGGCACTGGTTCTGGGGGATCCTCTCTGGCCTCTTCCCCGCAGCAGTCAGAGGACAGTCATGCCCGGGAAGAGGAGCGGGCCACCCCAGACACTGAGGTGGCAGGTGAGCTGCTCTTTCCTCCAGGGCTCTGGCCCAACCTTTCTCCATCTTCTGGCAGTGGGTGCATGCAGTGGCTAAAAGGCCCctcccttgcttccctcccttctccaccCTAGATGACTTGGGGCAGAAAAGCCAGGACGTCAGCCTGTGCTTGGAAGACATCATGGAGAAGCTCCGCCATGCCTTCCCTAACGTCCGAGGCCCAGAGGTGCCTGCCAACACTCTATTGGCTTCCTGAGGTGTCCCACCATTTCCCCCATCCTCTGGATCCCTTCCCCTGGCTCTGGCCAGGCCCCCTCCCCACACCACACCCAGGCCCACCCTGTGACATTTATCCCCCCTGGCTTAACAGGCTTCAGGTAGCGCAGCAGGAACTTGAGAAAAGCcagattgggggagggggtaagCCAGTAGCCTGCTTCCTCTCCACACACTGCTGCCATAGCccatgggtgggggtggggttggggggttGGGGCAGTGCCTATTCtgttccctctcctctttttagACCACAGGAGCTGTTGCCTTCTAGCCCAGCTCCAGGTCCACGTGGGCACAAACCCACCCCTTTCCCGGAGTATTGATGGTTTGCTGCCTGGAGCTCCTTCCTCTCTCTGCTTCacattctcccccaccccctaacTCAACCTCCCCTCACTTGGCAGGCCTTCAGACTAGTCTTACTTGTTCCACTAACCCTCAGTGTCATGCTGGCAGCCACTTGCTCCTTATGGGCACTCTGATAGGATGGGCGCTATGGGCTCTTTCTGCTTTTGGGAAGGAGCCTTGGTTTTTGCTGGCTCCTAACAGCACTTAACACTTAGGCCACACTGGGAAAAATGGAAGTGATGCTAGTAGAGGTGCCCTGCCCCCTTCCAGTTCCTCAAGGCCTCCACCTCCTGGGAAACTGGCCAGCAGTGCCCTGGGAAACCCCACTGAggagctttggaatcaggagaggcCACATCAGGCCAGctttctgaaaaagctttttccttttgatctaaaagtgccccccccccaccagccTGGCAGCTTGGCCTCTAAAGGCTTTGGGAGGAAGGAGCAGTTGCAAGGATGCCTTAGCAATTCCCTGGGCAGGGATCAGACCTAGTGCCTCCTCCCAGGGTGAGGCGTGAGGCCGCCCAGCTTCATCCAGCCCAGCACATATACTGTTGGTGGCATTGGGTGGCAACTGCTTCTCCAGAGCATCTAGAGATAGCAGGAGGGCTTTCCCATTTGCAAACTCTGATCTGATTCTATTTTGCCAGCTGAACTAACCTGCCTGAACCTGTAGCATGGGCCCTGGGCCCAGAAGTAGGTCTGAGCAGGCAGAGGGCTCTGGGCTCCAGGCCCTGGGCCTTGGAGACACTCTAGAGCTGCCTCCATCATCCTCTGCTCCAGCTGGCCAGGGCTGTCACTTGGATAGGTAGATCCATCTGTGGCTGTCGAGTGCATCGGTGTTCCCATGGCCTCACTCCCACACTCAATTCTAATACCTCCGGAAATACTCCTGTTCTGCCTTGCTCTTTGGCTGCTAGGGGAAAAGTGCCTGGGGGACGGGACTCCCGGGGGACTCCCTGCAGCTCCAGCAGGGACCTTTCTCCAGGTTTGCTGCAGCTACTCTGGGACCCAGGCTCCTGAGCCTGTGGCTGGAATCCCCAGGACCTAGGTCAGATTAAATCAAAGCTGTCCTGGATCTCCAAGGATCCCAGAGAGGAAATTAAGGGCTCGGCGGGGGCTtctgcttctcttcttccctgTCCACTCCTGATTCCTAGGCAAGGCAATAGAGCTCATCCTCCAACAGTGGCTGCCCCCCCCCGGGGGGGGGGCCAGCCATGAAGCCAGCTTGGTggtgaggagaggaagggaatccATCTGCATCTGCTGCAGTCAAGCTGGGCTAGCCAACGCTGGGCACAGGGGGCGAAGAGTTTGGTACCATCAGCCACCTAGGCCTCAGGTCTCCAGGCACAAGGCCTCAAACGGAC
This window harbors:
- the DRP2 gene encoding dystrophin-related protein 2 isoform X5 → MNLCWNEIKKKSHNLRARLEAFSDPSGKLQPPLQEIIDWLSQKDEELSAQLPLQGAVALVQKEKETHSAFMEEVKSRGPYIYSVLESAQAFLSQHPFEELEEPHCENKDASPRQKIQNLSRFVWKQATVASELWEKLTARCVDQHRHIERTLEQLLEIQAAMGELGNALTQAEGIRATWEPIGDLFIDSLPEHIQAIKLFTEELSPVKEGVKLVNELAHQLAISDVHLSMENSRTLEQINTRWKQLQASVNERLKQLQDAHRDFGPGSQHFLSTSVQVPWERAISPNKVPYYINHQAQTTCWDHPKMTELYQTLADLNNIKFSAYRTAMKLRRVQKALRLDLVTLNTALEIFNEHDLQPSEHVMDVVEVIHCLTALYERLEEERGILVNVPLCVDMSLNWLLNVFDSGRSGKMRALSFKTGIACLCGTEVKEKFQYLFSQVATSGSQCDQRHLGVLLHEAIQVPRQLGEVAAFGGSNVEPSVRSCFRFAYLGPQLSSCGTGKTFPQSTGKPVIEAAQFLEWANLEPQSMVWLAVLHRVTIAEQVKHQTKCSVCRQCPIKGFRYRSLKQFNVDICQTCFLTGRASKGNKLHYPIMEYYTPTTSSENVRDFATTLKNKFRSKQYFSKHPQRGYLPVQSVLEADYSEPPASSPMLPHSDTHSRIEHFASRLAEMESQNCSFFNDSLSPDDSIDEDQYLLRHSSPITDREPTFGQQTQNAMVADDKGELEKILAHLEDENRILQGELRRLKWQHEEAAEGPPEAAQDSRNEELLAEARLLRQHKSRLETRMQILEDHNRQLESQLLRLRELLLQPPPESEGTGSGGSSLASSPQQSEDSHAREEERATPDTEVADDLGQKSQDVSLCLEDIMEKLRHAFPNVRGPEVPANTLLAS